From the genome of Naumannella halotolerans, one region includes:
- the amaP gene encoding alkaline shock response membrane anchor protein AmaP, translating into MAAMLSAGPGGRNRTGMILTGIVLTVVGLAAIAMATGLAGSWLNGLGSPFTVATPTDPVVPSATVSLSAWFWLLLALAGVVIFVLAVAWLAAQFPKVVPVKPFRLQDDPRQGTTSIDASALEAITAETIEEITGVNSARATVRGTAAEPTLEVNVTVGERSDPQQIVQQIQSGAATDLATALDGTVVALRIFVEVNRETSSTDTVTLPA; encoded by the coding sequence ATGGCAGCAATGCTCAGCGCCGGCCCGGGTGGCCGCAACCGGACCGGAATGATCCTCACCGGAATCGTGTTGACGGTGGTCGGACTGGCCGCGATCGCCATGGCCACCGGTTTGGCCGGCTCGTGGCTGAACGGCCTGGGCTCGCCCTTCACGGTCGCCACCCCGACCGACCCGGTGGTGCCCAGTGCCACGGTCTCGTTGTCCGCCTGGTTCTGGCTGCTGCTGGCACTCGCCGGAGTGGTGATCTTCGTCCTGGCCGTCGCCTGGCTGGCCGCACAGTTCCCGAAGGTCGTACCGGTCAAGCCGTTCCGGCTGCAGGACGACCCGAGGCAGGGCACCACCTCGATCGATGCCTCGGCGCTGGAAGCCATCACCGCCGAGACGATCGAGGAGATCACCGGCGTCAACAGCGCGCGGGCAACGGTTCGCGGAACCGCCGCCGAGCCCACGCTGGAGGTCAATGTGACCGTCGGGGAACGGTCCGACCCGCAGCAGATCGTGCAGCAGATCCAGTCCGGCGCCGCCACCGATCTCGCCACCGCGTTGGACGGGACCGTCGTCGCGCTCCGCATCTTCGTCGAGGTG
- the prfB gene encoding peptide chain release factor 2 codes for MADDIAEKLDNLDKALTSIEAVVDLDSKRQEIASLQEQVAAPDLWDDQENAQRVTSRLSAVQGEVERVSGLRQRLDDAAVLVELAAEEADPDSLAEAEREIARLEKSIQALEVRTLLSGEYDPREAMVTIRAEAGGVDAADFASMLMRMYLRWAERHGYSSQVFDTSYAEEAGIKSATFQISAPFAYGTLSVEQGTHRLVRISPFDNQGRRQTSFAGVEVLPVTEETDHIDIPEADIRVDVFRSSGPGGQSVNTTDSAVRITHLPTGIVVSCQNEKSQLQNKAAALRVLQARLLEKARKDREAEMNALKGDGGNSWGAQMRSYVLQPYQMVKDLRTDYEEGNPDAVFDGSIDGFIDAGIRWRKRTETADA; via the coding sequence GTGGCAGACGACATCGCCGAGAAGCTGGACAATCTCGACAAGGCATTGACCTCGATCGAGGCCGTTGTGGACCTCGATTCCAAGCGTCAGGAGATCGCCTCCCTGCAGGAGCAGGTGGCGGCACCGGACCTGTGGGACGACCAGGAGAACGCCCAGCGGGTCACCTCTCGGCTGTCGGCGGTCCAGGGCGAGGTCGAGCGCGTCAGCGGGCTCCGGCAGCGTCTGGACGACGCCGCGGTGCTGGTCGAACTGGCCGCCGAGGAGGCCGATCCGGACTCCCTTGCCGAGGCTGAGCGAGAGATCGCCCGGCTGGAGAAGTCGATCCAGGCACTCGAGGTCCGGACCCTGCTGTCCGGCGAGTACGACCCACGCGAGGCCATGGTCACCATCCGTGCCGAGGCCGGTGGCGTGGACGCCGCCGACTTCGCCTCGATGCTGATGCGGATGTACCTGCGGTGGGCCGAGCGGCACGGATACTCCAGCCAGGTCTTCGACACCTCCTATGCCGAGGAGGCCGGGATCAAGTCGGCCACCTTCCAGATCAGCGCCCCCTTCGCCTACGGCACCCTCAGCGTCGAGCAGGGAACCCACCGGTTGGTACGGATCAGCCCCTTCGACAACCAGGGCCGGCGGCAGACCTCGTTCGCCGGTGTGGAGGTGCTGCCGGTCACCGAGGAGACCGACCACATCGACATCCCCGAGGCCGACATCCGGGTCGACGTCTTCCGTTCCTCCGGTCCCGGTGGACAGAGCGTGAACACCACCGACTCGGCGGTACGGATCACCCACCTGCCGACCGGCATCGTGGTCTCGTGCCAGAACGAGAAATCGCAGCTGCAGAACAAGGCCGCAGCCCTGCGGGTGTTGCAGGCCCGCTTGCTGGAGAAGGCGCGCAAGGACCGCGAGGCGGAGATGAATGCGCTGAAGGGTGACGGCGGCAACTCGTGGGGGGCGCAGATGCGTTCCTACGTGCTGCAGCCGTACCAGATGGTGAAGGACCTGCGTACCGACTACGAGGAGGGCAACCCCGATGCCGTCTTCGACGGGTCGATCGACGGCTTCATCGATGCCGGCATCCGCTGGCGCAAGCGCACCGAGACCGCCGACGCCTGA
- a CDS encoding RNA polymerase sigma factor gives MDRAPTSTEGARGAEADMAAGASMLRVDDATLVLRARDGGTEAFDQIVDRYQGPLYRHALRMVNDSSDAEDITQDVLVGAWRRLEQLRDPSSLRSWLYRSSTHRCLDQLRSRRPSDSLDDTVADGRPLGDRVADHHPWPDRSAISKAEWEALVALVRRLPPTQRAVWLLSEIDGFSYEEVAVIVRTTPDGVRGRLARARVALARGMVDWK, from the coding sequence GTGGACAGGGCCCCAACCAGCACCGAGGGTGCACGCGGTGCCGAGGCGGACATGGCGGCCGGGGCGTCCATGCTGCGGGTCGACGACGCGACGCTGGTGCTCCGGGCTCGTGACGGTGGCACCGAGGCATTCGACCAGATCGTGGATCGCTACCAAGGACCGTTGTACCGTCACGCGCTGCGGATGGTGAACGACAGCTCCGATGCCGAGGACATCACCCAGGACGTGCTGGTCGGAGCCTGGCGCAGGCTGGAACAGCTGCGGGACCCGAGCAGTCTGCGCAGCTGGCTCTACCGCAGCAGCACCCATCGGTGCCTGGACCAGCTCCGGTCCCGCCGCCCGTCGGATTCGCTGGACGACACCGTCGCCGACGGCCGGCCGCTGGGGGATCGGGTGGCCGATCATCACCCATGGCCGGACAGATCGGCCATCTCCAAGGCAGAGTGGGAGGCACTGGTGGCCCTGGTGCGCCGCCTGCCCCCCACGCAGCGTGCGGTTTGGCTGCTGAGCGAGATCGACGGATTCAGTTACGAGGAGGTCGCAGTGATCGTCCGTACCACACCTGATGGGGTACGGGGGCGACTGGCGCGAGCCAGGGTCGCTCTGGCACGAGGAATGGTGGACTGGAAATGA
- a CDS encoding Asp23/Gls24 family envelope stress response protein, producing MAAQNKPTPADVADTPVKGSAVEVSDTTAEPKKLDALHTEHGDTTIADQVVAKIAGLAAQEVEGVYAMGNAARRTLNAITERIPGSQTNVTGGVSVEKGERQAAIDMTIITEYGYPIAEVTQNLRDAVIQAVEYGTGLEVIEVNVAVTDVKLPDEDDQNADDAPTKERTTTLQ from the coding sequence ATGGCAGCACAGAACAAGCCCACCCCGGCAGATGTCGCGGACACCCCGGTCAAGGGTTCCGCGGTGGAGGTCAGTGACACCACTGCAGAGCCGAAGAAGCTCGATGCCCTGCACACCGAGCACGGTGACACCACGATCGCCGACCAGGTCGTCGCGAAGATCGCCGGCCTGGCAGCCCAGGAGGTCGAGGGTGTCTACGCGATGGGCAACGCCGCTCGCCGCACCCTGAACGCGATCACCGAGCGGATCCCCGGCTCGCAGACCAACGTCACCGGTGGCGTGAGCGTGGAGAAGGGCGAGCGGCAGGCCGCCATCGACATGACGATCATCACCGAGTACGGCTACCCGATCGCCGAGGTGACGCAGAACCTGCGTGACGCGGTGATCCAGGCAGTGGAGTACGGAACCGGCCTCGAGGTGATCGAGGTGAACGTTGCCGTCACCGACGTGAAGCTGCCCGATGAGGATGATCAGAACGCCGACGACGCGCCGACGAAGGAGCGCACCACCACCCTGCAGTGA
- a CDS encoding DUF6286 domain-containing protein, with protein MASSSLINRAQRRIPASVIAVALAALGVIAVWVGIVGLQTAQLVTWLQWIPQQLSGLTWQAPIVHVLGIVAVLLGLFLIIAACLPGRVSGVRLQAPKATEEVTGPAVVLSRRGLARVVGSWAALVDGTDAVDVSVGGRSVRVAVRTSANDPDAVREAVAEQVRNRLAELDLQRTPTVVVQARSTN; from the coding sequence ATGGCCTCGTCATCGTTGATCAACCGCGCCCAACGACGGATCCCGGCATCGGTGATCGCCGTCGCCCTGGCGGCACTCGGTGTCATCGCAGTCTGGGTCGGCATCGTCGGCCTGCAGACCGCCCAGCTGGTGACGTGGCTGCAGTGGATCCCCCAGCAGCTGTCCGGGCTGACCTGGCAGGCACCGATCGTGCACGTGCTCGGCATCGTCGCGGTGCTGCTCGGACTGTTCCTGATCATCGCCGCCTGCCTGCCCGGTCGGGTCTCCGGTGTGCGGCTGCAGGCGCCGAAGGCCACCGAAGAGGTGACCGGCCCGGCCGTCGTGCTCAGTCGGCGCGGACTGGCCCGGGTCGTCGGCAGCTGGGCGGCCCTGGTCGATGGCACCGATGCGGTGGATGTCAGTGTCGGCGGTCGTTCGGTCAGGGTGGCGGTACGCACCTCGGCCAATGATCCCGACGCGGTCCGCGAGGCGGTCGCCGAACAGGTACGCAACCGGCTCGCCGAGTTGGATCTGCAGCGCACACCGACCGTCGTCGTGCAGGCACGCTCGACCAACTGA
- the ftsE gene encoding cell division ATP-binding protein FtsE, translating into MIQFDNVTKTYEHQRRPALRDVSVEIGAGEFVFLVGTSGSGKSTFLRLVLREYQPTSGKVWVAGRDLTELPRWKVPKLRREIGTVFQDFRLRPGQSVADNVAFAQRVIGKSRAHIKQVVPETLELVGLSNKADRLVEELSGGEQQRVAIARAVVNKPKILIADEPTGNLDPATSVGIMKLLDRINRADTTVIMATHDSTIVDQMRRRVIELDDGELVRDQRRGVYGTQ; encoded by the coding sequence GTGATCCAGTTCGACAATGTGACCAAGACCTACGAGCATCAACGCCGTCCCGCACTGCGTGACGTCTCGGTGGAGATCGGCGCCGGCGAGTTCGTGTTCCTGGTCGGTACCTCCGGCTCGGGCAAGTCGACCTTCCTGCGGCTGGTGCTGCGGGAGTATCAGCCCACCTCGGGCAAGGTCTGGGTCGCCGGTCGCGACCTGACCGAGCTGCCGCGCTGGAAGGTGCCGAAGCTGCGCCGCGAGATCGGCACGGTCTTCCAGGACTTCCGGCTCCGTCCCGGCCAGTCGGTGGCCGACAATGTCGCCTTCGCCCAGAGGGTGATCGGCAAGTCCCGGGCCCACATCAAGCAGGTCGTCCCCGAGACCCTCGAACTGGTGGGCCTGTCGAACAAGGCCGATCGGCTGGTCGAGGAACTGTCCGGCGGTGAGCAGCAGCGGGTGGCGATCGCCCGGGCCGTGGTGAACAAGCCGAAGATCCTGATCGCCGATGAGCCGACCGGAAACCTGGACCCGGCGACCAGCGTCGGGATCATGAAACTGCTGGACCGGATCAACCGGGCCGACACCACCGTGATCATGGCCACCCATGACTCCACGATCGTCGACCAGATGCGCCGCCGGGTGATCGAGCTCGACGACGGCGAACTGGTACGTGACCAGCGCAGGGGCGTCTATGGCACACAGTGA
- a CDS encoding MaoC family dehydratase: protein MTRTITSAEDLDSVVGQPLDPGDWLEIDQERVNTFADATGDHQWIHVDAERAAAGPYGATIAHGFLTLSLIPALGQSALSLDFGSAKINYGLNKVRFMNPVKVGSRIRTRAEIIDVKPGGTGTQVVTRYTVEIEGTERPACVAEQITLILP, encoded by the coding sequence ATGACGCGAACCATCACCTCCGCCGAGGATCTCGACTCGGTCGTGGGCCAGCCCCTGGATCCCGGCGACTGGCTGGAGATCGACCAGGAACGGGTCAACACCTTCGCCGATGCCACCGGTGATCATCAGTGGATCCACGTCGATGCCGAACGCGCGGCCGCCGGACCCTACGGCGCCACCATCGCCCACGGGTTCCTCACCCTTTCGCTGATCCCGGCACTCGGCCAGTCGGCGCTCTCCCTGGACTTCGGCTCGGCCAAGATCAACTACGGGCTGAACAAGGTGCGGTTCATGAATCCGGTGAAGGTCGGCAGCAGGATCCGCACCCGGGCCGAGATCATCGACGTGAAACCCGGCGGGACCGGGACCCAGGTGGTGACCCGCTACACCGTGGAGATCGAGGGCACCGAACGGCCGGCCTGCGTGGCCGAGCAGATCACCTTGATCCTCCCCTGA
- a CDS encoding Asp23/Gls24 family envelope stress response protein has protein sequence MSDQVVAESGTARSTENRRGTTTIARRVFEKVAAQVAGEVSAAGGTSGGFLGIGTRRDLDAKPEVDVTLTGDGAVVSVRCGVRYPASLRATTDEVRQNVTTRLQELTGVNVDRVDIQVAWLSRTQSPGPRPR, from the coding sequence ATGAGTGACCAAGTGGTCGCGGAGTCGGGTACGGCACGATCGACCGAGAACCGACGCGGTACGACCACGATCGCCCGTCGGGTGTTCGAGAAGGTCGCCGCCCAGGTGGCCGGTGAGGTGTCGGCCGCCGGCGGCACGAGCGGCGGGTTCCTCGGAATCGGGACCCGACGCGATCTCGACGCCAAACCCGAGGTCGATGTCACGCTCACCGGTGACGGTGCCGTGGTCTCGGTCCGCTGCGGGGTGCGCTACCCGGCCTCCCTGCGCGCGACCACCGACGAGGTACGGCAGAACGTCACCACCCGGCTGCAGGAGCTCACCGGGGTGAACGTCGACCGGGTGGACATCCAAGTCGCCTGGTTGTCCCGCACCCAGTCGCCCGGTCCCCGACCCCGATGA